In a genomic window of Helianthus annuus cultivar XRQ/B chromosome 10, HanXRQr2.0-SUNRISE, whole genome shotgun sequence:
- the LOC110882669 gene encoding auxin-responsive protein SAUR21, whose protein sequence is MKETNMIRKIVRLKQLVQRWRRRIPPGGSLAVYVGDEHEHRRFVIPTRFINLPVFASLLNKAEEAFGFQTTGRLVLPCDVVFFEKLLNALERNERRFGALDLDDFTEMFSESLTVD, encoded by the coding sequence ATGAAGGAAACCAACATGATCCGCAAGATCGTCCGCCTCAAGCAACTCGTCCAACGTTGGCGTCGCCGCATCCCCCCAGGCGGCTCGCTTGCGGTTTACGTTGGAGATGAACATGAACACCGCCGGTTTGTGATTCCTACACGCTTTATCAACCTGCCTGTGTTCGCCTCCTTACTCAACAAAGCCGAGGAGGCGTTCGGGTTCCAGACCACCGGCAGACTCGTTCTACCATGCGATGTCGTTTTTTTCGAGAAGCTGTTGAATGCTCTAGAGAGAAACGAGCGTAGATTTGGTGCGTTGGATTTGGATGATTTTACGGAGATGTTCTCAGAGTCTTTGACCGTTGATTGA